AGTAGGCATGGCTATGCATATCTGGGATGATGCATGAATTTAGTCGGCCATAATTTATAAGGCTATTGTCAACGGTGGCCATGTAAACAGCAGTCTTTTAGgcccagtattctttttttttttctttttgagatggagtttcactcttgttgcccaggctggagtgcaatggcatgatctcggctaactgcaacctctgcctcctgggttcaagtgattctcctgcctcagtcttccgagtagctgggattacaagcgtgtgccaccacacctggctaatctttgtatttttagtagagatggggtttcaccacgttgaccagctggtcttgaactcctgacctcagatgatccactcgcctcagcctcccaatgtgctgggattacaggtgtgagccactgcgcctggccaagccCCGTATTCTTAAAACGAAAAGTGTACGATTATTGCAGCATGCTAATGGTTAACGTTAGCCTGGCACATTTTatctgggctacaagagtgaggTAAGCACCTGATTCTGTCCTCAGACAAAGCTCTTGCATTTCGTCATTTAAGGAATTTCAGATGGGAGGCCCACAGTGAAAAAATGGCTATAGACAACTTGCAAAAGAACTGACCACACAGAATGTTATGCCTATTGGTGGGCTACATATAAATATTCCAGACAACAGAAAAGAACCTGGATGCCTTATCTGCAACCTGCTGCCTCCTTAGGTGCTGAAGGAGAAGAGTTAAAATAGGGACAAGACCTGAGCAtaggggaggaggaggctgctgaTTCCAACTGAAGGGAGAGAAGGATTCTCCTACATACGCCatctttcctccatttctttcttctttgcctcctttcctgcctctcttcctccctctcttgaCTTTGAGCTAGACTAGAGGTATGTGATTTGCACTGCACACAACATAAAAGGTAACCCGATTATCCATCCACCCTCCTTCccaccttcttttccttctcctttttctcctttcctccatcTTTTCCTTTATCCTACTTTCTAATTATCACATAGCTGAGAAGGGAGCAAAGACAGTATTTCCAGCTTGAGGGGTGCAGGGCTCCGTGGAGGGGTCTGACGCAGGTGATAAACGAAACTGATACTCGAAGAAAGTTGCAAAGTAGGCATGGAATTACTGTGTCAGAGTGTGGGCTTTGGTTCAGTCTAGTTCAATTTATTTATACTACCAACAGGTTCCTGTTGCTTCCTGTCTGCACCCctcttggtattgtcagtctgtctaattttagccattctaaaatggtattttgttttgctttaatttgATTTTCCTTGAGTACTAATGAGGCCGggtatctttttatgtgcttattggtcatttgtgtatcCTCTTTTGGAGGAAgtgatttgtaggagttctttttATAGTCTGATGATGAGTCACTGTAATTTCACTCAACCCTCCCTCTTTGATCTTGAGTGAATTTCCTCTTGAGTACAAAGGAAGTAACATTGAACTGAAGTTTGGGGGATGATGAATAATTAAAGAAGAGCAAGGAGGCCTTATAGTTAGAAACATGAACAGTGCCAAGaggaaaaacacatgaagaatgGTGTATTTGAGAAATGAGATTTGAAGATAGAATGTGAAGAAGACTGGAGTGGCAGGGAATGATTCTAGAGAGgtaggctgaggccaggagaagAAGGACCCCTTCGATGAAATGGAAAGAAGCATGCTTTCTCGGACATTCCACTCATTTATCTAGTCTTTGGAAATTCTGCCTCAAATCTCCAGAGTTCAGAGACGGAAAAGCTTATTGATGCATAAGGCTTTAACACAACAATGGTGTGTAGGACCacagaggaataaaaataattaaaattgacagagaagagagagagaccatcacacacacacacacaacacacacacacacacacacacacacacacacacacacacagagagagagagagagatcagtaggagaatgaaggagaaaagaggaaggagatggAGAGACAGAAACGGAGACTTGTTGTCAATGTATTTAATAACCACACAGTGCCCTCGAATGGTGGTAGTTTTGCAGGAAATCTAGCAGAACACATAAACACAACGACATCAGACTCATGTAGTTATCAGAACAATGCATTTGAAGAAGCAGAAAGATATACACTAGACTCTTAACCATGGTTACTTCTAAAGAGGAGAGTGTTTTCAAGGAGGTGTGGGGGATGAATAAAAGAGACCTCTTCCTCTTTATATGCTTACATgtagtttggtttttgttttaaatagcaaGTATCTattcatgtattaattttttcaaagggATATATATATCCATCTCTCAACTTCAACCAAGAAAAGCTTTTGTCTTCGAACTTAATAgagtaacataaataaataaataaataactgctcAGGTGAATAGCGTAAGAGAAAGAATGATGTGAATCAGATGAGGAGGAAActcaggcattgtggcaggtaGGCCACATGAGCCATCTGCTCATTAGAAGCCTGGAGGCACAAAAAGCCTATGTGAAGGTACCGTGCTGGCAGAGACATGGCCTGTGTGGTACCTGTGGGCTGGCAGGGCATCAAGACTGGGACACCCATCTCTTCTTATTTGTGAAGGGCCCCTCAAGCAACACATACACTGAAGATTTTGAGTCCAGGAATTAGGGAACTGACAAAAGAATCAAAACAGAAAACTCAGGTTTGACAAACCTCAGCTGAGCAAGCTTTGGTCTGAGCTTTATTTTCCTAACATTTGTGAACAAAAATGCAATCCCCTTCTCCATTCTCTGCCTCATATCCGTTCAACCAGAGGGAAGGGAATAGCATGGCATTATTCTGAATAAGGAGAATACGAATTCTGACATCTGCTGGAAAAGTGAGGACTACAACCTTGAAAGGGATAACTAGATTGATTTTGTTTTACAATTGTTTTCACTGTCCCTCCCTCATCAACCCCCATTACAATAATCATACCTATTTACTTTGGGAAAAGTGCAAAATGAAGAATATGAAACCACTCATAATCCCACTGCCCAGAATAAGGATTAACATTTTGGTGTGTTTCCTAATAGTCTTTTTGATGCACACCAATAACAGcacattaaacaattatttatgaGGCAACCTATTCACTATATGTGAATCACTGCTAAAtgctgaggatacagcagtgaagaaaataattgcaaacctTTTTCTAAGGAATGTAGAGTTCTACATTTGTGATAAATGCTGTGCATTCAACACAATAACATCTtgcatttaaacaaatatttatgctAGGCTTTATGTTAACTGCTTTTCATATGGATGTTTTATACACACTCTCTTATGCAGTCTTTACAATGACCTTATGAGGTAGGTTACTACTATCACCCCCCTGCCCCACGACACACtattacagatgcagaaacaaaCTCAGCAATGTTAGATAAGTTGGCCAAGTCAATGTAAGTTGGGATCAGGTTGGGATATGACTGTACCCAGACCCTGTAATAACCATGCTGCACAGATctgctataaaatatataacatttgttccctcttcttcctttgcTAGGTTTGATTGCTACTGTGGCTCAGGTACTCTAAACTGTAGCCAATATGATGGATGATGACACTGAATTAAGGACTGACGGAAATTCTTTGTTAAAGgctgtgtggctggggaggctcaggttgaccaggctgctcttggaAGGGGGAGCTTATATCAATGAAAGCAATGACAAGGGCGAAACAGCTCTCATGGTGGCGTGCATCACCAAGCATGTGGACCAGCAAAGCATCAGCAAGTCCAAGATGGTGAAGTACCTGCTGGACAACAGGGCAGACCCCAATATCCAAGATAAGTCTGGCAAGACTGCCCTCATCCACGCCTGTATCAGAAGAGCTGGGGGAGAAGTGGTCTCCTTATTACTGGAGAATGGAGCAGACCCCAGCCTTGAAGATCGCACTGGGGCTTCGGCTCTGGTTTATGCAATAAATGCAGATGACAAGGATGCATTGAAACATCTCCTTGATGCCTGCAAAGCCAAAGGGAAGGAGGTGATTATTATAACAACAGATAAATCGTCTTCAGGCACCAAAACCACCAAACAGTATCTTAATGTCCCTCCTTCACCCAAAGTAGAAGACAGGCATTCACCTCCACTGTGTGCATCTCCCTCTGACATAGAGCTGAAGGCTCCAGGCCTGGACTCTCCACTCACTGAGAAGGAAGATGACTTCTTCAGCCTCCAAGCAGGGCATCCAAGCAGTTGTAACACCTCCAAGGCTGTTAATGAGCCTGGGTCACCCACCAGGAAAGTCAGTAATCTCAAAAGGGCCCGTTTGCCCCAGCTGAAGAGGCTCCAGTCTGAACCTTGGGGCCTGATCGCACCCTCGGTGCTGGCAGCCTCAATGCGTCAGGACGAGACCCGTGGTGCCAGCACAGACAGTGAGGTCATCAAGAGCATCAGTGATATATCCTTCCCTAAAAGGGGGCCACTCTCCAGAACCAACAGTATCGATAGCAAAGACCCCACCCTCTTTCACACAGTCACAGAGCAGGTTCTGAAGATTCCAGTCTCTTCAGCACCGGCATCCTGGAAAGCAGCCTATGAAAAAGGTCAGGCTCCCCACCCACGTCTGGCCAGGAGAGGAACTCTCCCTGTTGACCAAGAGAAATGTGGTATGGGTCCATCAGGACCCTCTGCTCTCAAAGAGCCAGCATCCCTCAAATGGCTGGAAAATGACCTCTATGACTTAGATATACAGCCAGGGCCTGACCCTCCCAACTCCATTTCCCTTGAATCCGGCAAAGGACCTTTAGATAGAAAGAAGCTCAACAGCTCTCACTTGTCTCTTTTCCATGGCTCTCCGGAGTCCCTGGACACTGTACCTAGCACATCCCCCAGCTCAGCACGCCGCAGGCCGCCACATCTTCTAGAACGACGAGGTTCCGGAACTCTGCTCCTTGATCGCATTTCTCACACTAGGCCTGGCTTCCTGCCGCCTTTAAATGTGAATCTGAACCCGCCTATTCCGGATATTAGATCTAGCAGCAAACCTTCTTCCCCTCTTGCTAGTGGCTTAAAATCTATGGTTCCTGTTGCTCCAAGTTCACCAAAGAGAGTTGACTTAAGAAGTAAAAAGAAGCTCCTCAGAAGGCATTCTATGCAAATTGAACAAATGAAACAGCTGTCTGATTTTGAAGAAATCATGACCTAGAAGCTTTAGAAAGGCTTAAAATAGTCAATATAGTTTATGGAAGGGACTATGGATGAGACTGCTTCCTGATCATTCCTTAATGTTGAACTGTGGCCACTTCAGAAGATACAAAAGCAGGATGCTGCTTCACTTCTGAGAATAATCCCTGGGTTTTTATAGGCCTACTTGAAAAGAGCTGAGGATAATTGGGTtttgaagataaatttttaaaaattctgcaaaGGAAGAAAGTCTTTGGAATTTGAAGGTAACACAGCAAGTACAATGATGTAAGCTGAGGACCTCAGTAGTTTTCTatcagacaaacagaaaacaagaatttAAATCAGGAGGTAGTATTTGGAGTATGTCATTTGTAATAAATCTATAAAGTGCCTACATAGAAAATGAGGCTTTAACATTTGTTAGAATGTACAAAAGCCCCAAACCAACCCCTCAGTGACTAAATCTGGTGTCTGGGCTCTATCTGATGGAGTAGAAGCAGAATTCCCCCATGGAAGAGGCTCTGGCCTGTGGGTCCTGGCTCTGACTCTGTCAGGGCACTGTAAATCATGGTGTGGTTGAACTCGTTCAGTAATCCAGTAATATATTTTGTTCACATACTAATTTGTATGTGCTCTGAGTACCCAAATATCCCATCTATGTGGCCCCTGAATTATGATATGTCATAGTAGCTGATGCCTTAGAGATAAATCTTGCTCCAGAAATGAAACTTTCCCCAGACCCCTCCCCTGACACTGGCTCTTGTGTTGAAATCTTGTGAAAACAGTCAAGGTTAACTAACCTGGAGTTGAATGTGATACAATTATAGATTAGAAATATCAGAAGCATTTCCAGATTATTCTTAAAAGTCGATGAGCTCTACCCAAACCAGAATGACGACTGAGGACGGGACGTGCATAGATTAAATGGTAAAGTGGGTGGTTCTCAGGTGAGAAGCAGTGAGGACCATTCATTTTGCAGCCTAAAAATTTTAGGGGATGCAAACTGTCATTTCCCCTTCAGTTATCTAGATAATTgaagaaaaatctgtttttttctcttcctgaacTATCTAGGCGAGAAGAGATTTGTAGAAATAACCTGCACAACCCTTTTAGGCTGCTTTGAGCAAATCCAAGAAGGAAAGCAGAGACTTAGCACATTTGGTATGATGTAGCCACATCTTAGATGAATATATTTTTGgttatttccatttatatttcctCTCGTGCTGCTGAGATCTATTTGCTTTATGGTTGAAAAGTTCAATAGTTCCTGAGGATAGCATCATGTAGAGGAAAGAGGGCTTTGGGTCTGACATGTTTGGGTTTGCATACCAGTCTTATCATTTACCAGCTGCACGACCTTGAGCAGGCAGCTTAACTTCTCTTAGTCtctgttccctcatctgtaaaataggattaGTAGTGCTGCACCTTCCAAGGTTGTGGTAAGAATTAAATGACACAATGTATGAAAGTGCCtgccattgtgcctggcacagGTAGAAGTCACTGGATAAGAAGTAGCtaattttaatgtctttcttGAGACTGCTGAAGCAATATCTCAAATAATACATATGCtacacaaaatggaataaagtTTCTCTGGAAAAGTTCAAGTATCTCCATGAGATTCCCAGTTATTTTTATAAGTACCGATCTCTAAACTCATGTGTAAAGTAAAAAATTCTGCCACATAAGCTCTACATATTATACAATTTTTCTATAACTACCTTTGCTAGAAATTTATCTGAATATTCCAAACAAAAGTGTTAATGATGGTTAAACAAAAAGACTTGGAGTTGTTTGGAGGGCTGTCTGTCCCGTgtgttgtaggatgtttagtgGCATCTCTGGCCTCCACTCACTAGATGGCAGTAACACCCtctccccagttgtgacaaccaaaaatgtctctagacatggCCAGATGTCTCCTGGGTGCATCACCTTGGTTGATCTCTACTGCTAGACCTACTGTATATGTCAAGAACAACAAAGCTGTATGGAAATATGAGTGCTGACTGGCCAGCTAGGCCCTCCTGTTAACTTAAGATAATTCAAATTGTGCTTTAGTAAGATGACTAATCAATACTAGTGTTGGGCCTTCAGGATTCTTGGCAAACACACTCCAACATGAGTGCTAATGGTCTCATACTTTGTAGGAAGGgatgaaaataaggaaagaacATAAACTAGCAAAAATCTATAGCTCATGAACTTGGTTTAGTGTGGACAACCCTGTTCTTTTCAGAACCATTTAATCATTTATAGTTCTTACCGAGTAGAAGCGATTCCAGGCAAAGAAACAACTTTCCAAAGCATTAAAGAGAGAATCATACAGacaaccatcatcctcagcagctcattaaatgcaaataaacacacgcacacacacaaagagagagagagaacacatttTACATACTTTTCCAGCTGTTGTTAGTGTCAGTTAAAACTGATCTCTGCTGGTAGTATCCAGTTGTGAGTATAGCAAGACACTGCATaggagcattttttttctaaaccttCAGCTAAGATTTGGAAACCCAATATTTCCTAAGTAGTGAATGTGGTCTATTTATAGTAATTAGCTTAGGTGACACACCAAACATGATGAGTTGCTCATTCAGGATAGCCAGTCCATTGCACAAACGTGTAATATCAGGTACTCTCATGACACTCATTGCCTGCATCAGTCAGTCATGACCTTTGCATCAGCCTTTCAATAGACAGTCATCAGGATAGTATCTTATCTCATCACTACTTGACGATGAGTTTGCCGAATTAGACTGTTCTATACCAGTACAACAACCAAAATACTTTCTCATAGATTATGCATAAATACGCAATTTTGTCCATGTCAATGAACCTAACaagaatgctttttaaaagtatattttagatCCAAACATGCTTTCTAGATCAGAGGTTAGCTTGTCTTTTTGAAATGCTGGAGTCACTTATAAGTTAGCTGCAAACTATAGTTTCAGTAATTCAACTGCTTAAGCATTTCTGGATtgtttatcaaaatatattacagaatGTGAGACTAAAGTTTAAAGTCTGGACCTTTGGTTTAATTTCTAGACAttccaaagctttttttttctttttaaaaagcccattGTCAACTCTTTTAGAACTTCATCAAGTAAATGGTACCTTGCAAATGTAGGTTGTGTCTGACCTTCCTCCTTTTTGTGTGTTGGTGCCTCAGATGTATCATGTGCTGCTTGAACTGATTCTCCACAGTGTTCCTTCCTAGTCTCAAGCTGATGTTGTGCTCAAAGATGTATCAAAATCCATGTAATGACACCTTTTAGATGTTTCTAATATGTCAATAAATGATATATTGCAATCCTTCAATAGTATTTTCCACTTTTTCTCAGTGAAATCTCAATTATAAGTATTACCTTTTCCTTAAGATGAATTGACATGACTGCCTAGTAACATCAACCAAACGCCCAATATTTTAGGAACACATAATTTACAAAATTAGATTTTAATCACACAAGTATTATGGTATCTttcctggttaaaaaaaagagCACAGCCCAATGAATGAGAAGGTGCATTGCCACTCTGAGGGGTGAGTTTCTTTACTTGGCCACTGCTGCTCAACCCCCCAGGGCTGCACCTGCCATCTGCTGGTGGCAGGGACTTATCGTCAGTGGATATCCCTCCTTGGGCCCTATTTCTAATGTTCATAAGTGTTAATGTAAGCTGATTTCCATGAGCTCTTATTCAAGGGCAGGACAGCAAGTATAAAGTGAATTAGCTCGACGGTCTCTGTGGTCTGTTAAACTCTTATACTCTGTACTTCAAATTTTATTCAGACTCGCTGATTCTCTGGACTGTTGCAATTCGGAACAGGTACTCTGGAGATTACCCTTAGGCTATCTCCTAGACTACTGAAATAAACTAAGTAAAAAAAGGGACTATTTTAGGATGTTTGTTCCCTCACTTCTAACTTTAGGCAATAGGTCCATATTGTTTCTAAATCCTTTGAGGAGAGATTATGAGGCAGTGAACAGTCTAATTCAGATTATGCCCAAGATTGAATGCACTCCCTCCTCCAAGGTCAGCCACTTTGACCTTGTCACTCATTGTTTCTCAAGTATCTCCTTGAGATCCccagttatttttataaatattgatcTCTAAACTCATTTGTAAAGTAAAAAGTTCTGTCACATAAGCTCTACATATTATGCCATTTATATAATTACAATTGCTAGAAATTTATCTGAATATTCCAAACAAAAGTATTGAtgatcaaacaaaacaaacttggAGTTGTCTGTCTAAAGGCTTAGAAGTTTGGGGTTCTTCGAGTGGAACTTGCTCCTTTTCAGGTGAAAACCTTAGAGAGGAGTGGCATATGATGCATCTTGGTAGGCAGGGCTGTGTTAAGCATGGCAGGAAGGCATCTGAGTCATCTGCCTTGAAGAAACCCTGCTGCTTGGATAATTAACACATCAGCATGGTTATTAATGAGCATAAAGATCAACAGGCTCCCTGAAATTGAATGCTATGAACGGTTGAAGACTTCCACAGAACAGAGCGGGGAGAGGTCCATGATGACTGAGATGACTTTCTTGTCATCTTTGTTAGAAGGAGATGAACCTAGGATCAATTTTACTTTtactaaggaaaagaaaaaaaatgggtatTTATACATCCAAAGGTAATATACAGAGAAATTCATAGCACTCCGTGTCTTCTAGTCTGAGTTACAAAATGGCATGCATATAGTGGGAAGGACGGGATCTGCATCACACAATTTGCCTGGCAATGAATGCTAAAAATAGGGAATGGGCCTCAGGAAATCAAAAGAGGCCAGTGTTTTATAGCTATAATAATATCTGATTACTGCAACACAGGGAAAAGAGTCTGACAATTCTCACCCAGACTCCTAAACTAAAAGCGATTCTGTGGTTCCATTCTAGCAGAGATTGTGGAAGGGTGCCTTTTGAAATCATAGTACGAAAATCTAGTGGTCCTCAATGAAGGAAAAGATAATCCTTATGCATGAGGATTGGAGGAAagtggaagagaagggaaagaggtaATTAAAAGATAGGAGAGGTCGAAGTCCTGACAATGTGAACCTATCCAAATATCAGCCTGATGAAATAAGACCACCTGGATCTCCCTTCTAGAGCCATCTGTCTCCTCTGGCAGCATCACAGACACTCCTGGTCTTAGACACAGAGGATGCCTGAAACTTAAGGGTCTAAGTTAATTTTTCTTACTCTATTACAATTTAATAGTGGTTAATCCTGTTTTTGCTGCAGTAGGCACTATTGGTTGCCTCCCCAGTTTgattcctccttctccttcctatCAGATCACCATCCTCTATCTTTGCAGCTTTTTT
This window of the Nomascus leucogenys isolate Asia chromosome 6, Asia_NLE_v1, whole genome shotgun sequence genome carries:
- the ANKRD34C gene encoding ankyrin repeat domain-containing protein 34C; its protein translation is MMDDDTELRTDGNSLLKAVWLGRLRLTRLLLEGGAYINESNDKGETALMVACITKHVDQQSISKSKMVKYLLDNRADPNIQDKSGKTALIHACIRRAGGEVVSLLLENGADPSLEDRTGASALVYAINADDKDALKHLLDACKAKGKEVIIITTDKSSSGTKTTKQYLNVPPSPKVEDRHSPPLCASPSDIELKAPGLDSPLTEKEDDFFSLQAGHPSSCNTSKAVNEPGSPTRKVSNLKRARLPQLKRLQSEPWGLIAPSVLAASMRQDETRGASTDSEVIKSISDISFPKRGPLSRTNSIDSKDPTLFHTVTEQVLKIPVSSAPASWKAAYEKGQAPHPRLARRGTLPVDQEKCGMGPSGPSALKEPASLKWLENDLYDLDIQPGPDPPNSISLESGKGPLDRKKLNSSHLSLFHGSPESLDTVPSTSPSSARRRPPHLLERRGSGTLLLDRISHTRPGFLPPLNVNLNPPIPDIRSSSKPSSPLASGLKSMVPVAPSSPKRVDLRSKKKLLRRHSMQIEQMKQLSDFEEIMT